One Ricinus communis isolate WT05 ecotype wild-type chromosome 7, ASM1957865v1, whole genome shotgun sequence genomic region harbors:
- the LOC8277497 gene encoding pentatricopeptide repeat-containing protein At5g65560, with protein MRKSTSIIHPGQSSPVTSLHHHLFKRPISIAPLHIDPDPPDLSYQLLSIISLPNWQKHPSLRSLIPNISPFHVSSLFNNNPNLDPQTALKFFDFISRKPGFKHTVQSHSFLLNILILNKYFGVSEKIRISMIKSCISIDDMKWVLDFLREMNRDDNELKFKLTIRCYNELLMMLSRFLLIDEMKRVYGEMLNDMVTPNIYTFNTMVNGYCKLGNLVEANLYVSKILQAGLRPDTFTYTSLILGHCRNNDVNSAFSVFNMMPKKGCRRNEVSYTNLIHGLCEVGRVDEGISIFKKMREDDCYPTVRTYTVIVHALFESGRRMEAINLFSEMRERGCEPNIHTYTVMINAMCKETKLEEGRRILDEMVEKGLVPSVPTYNALIDGYCKEGMVEAAQEILDLMHSNSCNPNERTYNELICGFCRKKNVHRAMALLSKMLESRLTPSVVTYNSLIHGQCKIGYLDSAYRLLNLMNENGVVPDQWTYSVFIDTLCKKGRIEEANVLFNSLKEKGIKANEVIYTALIDGYCKAGKMDDANSLLDRMLTEDCLPNSSTYNALIDGLCKERKVQEALLLMESMIRKGLKCTVPTYTILIVAMLKEGDFDYAHRILDQMVSSGYQPDVYIYTAFIHAFCTRGNIKEAEDMMSMMFERGVMPDALTYTLVIDAYGGLGLLNPAFDVLKRMFDTGCDPSHHTYSCLIKHLLKEELTKKYKNVALCDSIPNVFFADVADVWKMMKFETALELFEKMLEHGCSPNINTYAKLIIGLCKVGRLGVAQKLFDHMNERGVSPSEAIYNSLLNCCCELGIYGDAVRLVGAMMEHGHLPLLESLNVLFCGLYEEGSKEKAKVVFSNLLQCGYNDDEVAWKILIDGLLKNGLSDGCSELLGVMEARGCQIHPQTYRMLIEGLDGT; from the coding sequence ATGAGAAAATCAACGTCCATTATTCACCCAGGTCAGTCTTCTCCAGTCACTTCCCTTCACCATCACCTCTTTAAAAGACCCATCTCAATTGCACCTCTTCACATAGACCCCGACCCGCCTGATCTCTCCTATCAACTTCTCTCAATTATTTCACTTCCTAACTGGCAAAAACACCCTTCTCTCCGTTCTCTAATCCCTAATATCTCTCCGTTTCatgtttcttctttatttaacAATAACCCAAATCTTGATCCCCAAACTGCCCTTAAGTTTTTCGATTTTATATCAAGAAAACCTGGGTTTAAGCACACTGTTCAatctcattcttttcttttaaacattttgattctcaataaatattttggtgTTTCCGAGAAAATACGCATTTCCATGATTAAAAGTTGTATTTCCATTGATGATATGAAGTGGGTTTTAGACTTTTTAAGAGAAATGAATAGAGATGATAACGAATTGAAGTTTAAGCTTACTATTAGGTGTTATAATGAGTTATTAATGATGTTATCAAGGTTCTTATTGATTGATGAAATGAAGAGGGTTTATGGGGAAATGTTGAATGACATGGTTACACcaaatatttatacttttaatacaATGGTTAATGGGTATTGTAAGTTGGGGAATTTAGTTGAGGCTAATTTGTACGTGAGTAAGATTTTGCAGGCTGGTTTGCGGCCGGATACTTTTACTTATACCTCATTAATTTTGGGGCATTGCAGGAATAATGATGTAAATAGTGCTTTTAgtgtttttaatatgatgcCGAAAAAGGGTTGTCGACGAAATGAGGTTTCGTACACGAATCTTATACATGGATTATGTGAGGTTGGAAGGGTTGATGAAggtattagtatttttaagaAGATGAGGGAGGATGATTGTTATCCGACTGTACGTACATATACGGTCATTGTACATGCATTGTTTGAAAGTGGTAGGAGAATGGAGGCGATAAATTTGTTTAGTGAGATGAGAGAGAGAGGTTGTGAGCCAAATATTCATACTTATACTGTGATGATCAATGCAATGTGCAAAGAAACTAAGCTAGAAGAAGGTAGAAGAATTTTAGATGAGATGGTAGAGAAAGGGTTGGTTCCTAGTGTGCCTACTTATAATGCATTGATTGATGGGTACTGTAAGGAGGGAATGGTGGAGGCTGCTCAGGAAATATTGGATTTGATGCACTCGAATAGCTGTAACCCGAATGAGCGGACTTACAATGAGTTGATATGTGGTTTTTGCAGAAAGAAAAATGTGCACAGGGCAATGGCACTCCTTAGTAAAATGTTAGAGAGCAGACTGACCCCAAGTGTGGTTACATATAATTCCTTAATCCATGGACAGTGTAAAATAGGTTATTTAGATAGTGCTTATAGATTGCTTAATTTGATGAATGAAAATGGAGTAGTTCCTGATCAGTGGACTTACAGTGTTTTCATAGATACTCTTTGTAAGAAAGGGAGAATTGAGGAAGCTAATGTACTGTTCAATTCTCTAAAGGAGAAAGGCATAAAGGCAAATGAAGTGATATATACTGCATTAATTGATGGATACTGCAAAGCTGGGAAGATGGATGATGCTAATTCTTTGCTTGATAGAATGCTTACCGAGGACTGTTTGCCTAACTCATCAACTTATAATGCGCTTATAGATGGATTgtgcaaagagagaaaagttCAAGAGGCACTTTTGTTGATGGAAAGCATGATACGGAAGGGTCTGAAATGCACAGTTCCCACATATACGATTCTTATTGTAGCAATGTTGAAAGAGGGTGATTTTGACTATGCTCATAGGATTTTAGATCAAATGGTTTCCTCAGGATATCAGCCTGATGTGTATATTTACACTGCATTTATTCATGCTTTTTGCACCAGAGGAAATATAAAAGAAGCAGAAGATATGATGAGTATGATGTTTGAAAGAGGTGTTATGCCTGATGCACTAACTTACACATTGGTAATTGATGCATATGGCGGTTTGGGATTATTGAATCCTGCATTTGATGTTCTCAAGCGAATGTTTGATACTGGTTGTGATCCTTCTCATCATACCTATTCTTGTTTAATCAAGCATCTCTTAAAGGAGGaactaacaaaaaaatataagaatgtAGCACTGTGTGATTCCATTCCAAATGTCTTCTTTGCTGATGTTGCTGATGTTTGGAAGATGATGAAATTTGAGACTGCTCTGGAACTTTTTGAGAAAATGCTGGAACATGGTTGTTCACCTAATATTAACACCTATGCAAAGCTCATTATAGGACTTTGCAAAGTGGGGCGTTTGGGAGTGGCccaaaaattatttgatcatATGAATGAAAGAGGAGTATCTCCCAGTGAAGCTATCTATAACTCCCTCCTCAACTGTTGTTGTGAGCTGGGAATTTATGGAGATGCAGTGAGACTGGTGGGCGCTATGATGGAGCATGGTCATTTACCACTTCTAGAGTCTTTGAATGTACTTTTCTGTGGGCTATATGAGGAAGGGAGCAAAGAAAAGGCTAAAGTAGTTTTCTCTAATTTGCTTCAATGTGGGTATAATGATGATGAAGTAGCTTGGAAAATTCTCATTGATGGATTACTTAAGAATGGCCTTTCTGATGGATGTTCTGAATTGCTGGGCGTCATGGAGGCAAGGGGTTGCCAAATTCATCCTCAAACATACAGAATGTTAATTGAAGGACTTGACGGGACATAA